One window of Merismopedia glauca CCAP 1448/3 genomic DNA carries:
- a CDS encoding type II toxin-antitoxin system VapC family toxin, translated as MYLLDTNHCSRIILGDPNIIRHVAMVNESQIVTCVIVQGELTFMMENSKMKESNLSRLSEFLDDIRIYLADDLTATAYGQLKAALFQRFAPKEKEKRRRTTIVDLGFDDNDIWIAATALQYNLTIVSADRGFTRMQSVKAFPLENWCN; from the coding sequence ATGTACTTGCTAGACACCAATCACTGTAGCCGCATCATTCTTGGCGATCCTAACATCATTCGTCATGTAGCAATGGTGAATGAATCTCAAATTGTCACTTGTGTAATTGTGCAAGGAGAGCTTACTTTTATGATGGAAAACTCTAAGATGAAAGAGAGTAACCTATCTCGTTTAAGCGAGTTTCTCGATGATATTCGGATTTATCTAGCAGACGATCTGACAGCTACTGCCTATGGTCAGTTAAAAGCTGCATTATTCCAGCGATTTGCACCCAAGGAAAAAGAGAAGCGTAGAAGAACCACTATCGTCGATTTAGGTTTTGATGATAACGATATTTGGATCGCTGCTACCGCGCTGCAATACAATCTGACTATTGTTTCAGCAGATCGTGGTTTCACCCGAATGCAATCAGTCAAAGCATTTCCTCTCGAAAATTGGTGTAATTAA
- a CDS encoding DUF29 domain-containing protein, translating into MQTDQTEHTPPSNRQSLYEIDFYAWLQQQARLLKDGQWTELDLPNLIEEIESLAKQQRAELRNRLRVLIGHLLKWEYQSERRSRSWLATIRIQRRDTQELLSENPSLKPYLQEAIQKIYDSGRDLAVGETNLPLKTFPENCPYSWEEILSYSFFPGAPAVEELME; encoded by the coding sequence ATGCAAACCGATCAAACCGAACACACACCACCAAGTAATCGGCAAAGTCTCTATGAAATCGATTTTTATGCGTGGCTACAGCAACAAGCACGACTCCTCAAAGATGGGCAATGGACTGAGCTAGATCTACCTAATTTAATTGAGGAAATTGAATCATTGGCAAAACAGCAACGCGCCGAATTAAGAAATCGCTTGAGGGTTTTAATCGGTCATTTACTAAAATGGGAATATCAATCCGAGCGACGCAGCCGGAGTTGGTTGGCGACTATTCGCATTCAGCGTCGGGATACCCAAGAATTACTGTCAGAAAATCCCAGTCTCAAACCCTATCTTCAAGAAGCCATACAAAAGATTTATGACTCTGGTAGAGATTTAGCTGTCGGAGAAACAAATCTACCTCTCAAAACCTTTCCTGAGAACTGCCCCTATAGCTGGGAAGAGATCTTGAGCTATAGCTTTTTCCCTGGCGCACCTGCTGTTGAAGAGTTAATGGAATGA
- a CDS encoding formylglycine-generating enzyme family protein: protein MKITLRSESCAAQYYQEDLDSSTTLDMILIPGGNFMMGSPDHEPERYDDESPQHNVKVPTFFMGKTPVTQKQWRAVAALPEIKHHLDPNPSEFSGDDRPVEQVSWHEAVEFCARLAKKSRRPYRLPNEAEWEYACRAMTSPPTQGNYPPFHFGAIITPDLVNYNWTESYQNSPTKSERSSGTTLVGTYPPNAFGLYDMHGQVWEWCEDDWHSNYEGAPTDGSAWVNKSRSETDRRVVRGGSWINDPRYCRSADRFNYLAGARYYDVGFRVSCSAPRTL from the coding sequence ATGAAAATTACTCTCCGTTCCGAATCGTGCGCCGCACAGTACTACCAAGAAGATTTAGACAGCAGTACCACTTTAGACATGATTTTGATTCCGGGTGGTAATTTCATGATGGGATCTCCCGACCACGAGCCAGAACGATATGATGATGAAAGTCCTCAGCATAATGTAAAAGTGCCCACATTCTTTATGGGGAAAACTCCTGTAACTCAAAAACAGTGGCGCGCTGTAGCGGCTTTACCTGAGATAAAACACCATCTAGATCCAAACCCATCTGAATTTTCGGGGGACGATCGCCCAGTCGAGCAAGTCTCTTGGCATGAAGCTGTAGAATTTTGCGCTAGGCTTGCTAAAAAGAGCCGCAGACCCTATCGCTTGCCCAATGAGGCGGAGTGGGAATATGCTTGTCGTGCCATGACCTCACCCCCAACACAGGGCAATTACCCACCGTTTCACTTTGGGGCAATTATTACCCCAGATTTAGTAAATTACAACTGGACAGAAAGCTACCAGAACTCGCCCACCAAGTCAGAAAGATCGAGCGGAACTACTCTTGTGGGAACTTACCCTCCTAATGCCTTTGGCTTGTACGATATGCACGGTCAGGTGTGGGAATGGTGCGAGGATGATTGGCACAGCAATTATGAAGGTGCGCCTACTGATGGTAGTGCTTGGGTCAATAAATCTCGTTCTGAGACTGACAGACGAGTAGTGCGGGGCGGTTCTTGGATCAATGATCCTAGGTATTGCCGTTCTGCTGACCGCTTCAACTACCTTGCGGGGGCTCGCTACTACGATGTCGGTTTTCGTGTTAGTTGTTCTGCTCCGAGGACTCTTTAG
- the avd gene encoding diversity-generating retroelement protein Avd, which translates to MSELPIVQKTYDLIKWYVPILNRLPRNHKFLLGDRIVTRLYDLLEGLIQARFSHNKLSRLEKLNISLDVLRHQTRLLADFQLINTNRYEYVGKKLNDIGSDLGGWIKQQQQVLK; encoded by the coding sequence ATGTCAGAACTCCCGATCGTTCAAAAAACCTACGATTTAATCAAGTGGTATGTCCCTATTCTCAATCGTCTCCCCCGCAACCATAAATTTTTGCTAGGCGATCGCATCGTGACGCGGCTATACGATCTCCTGGAGGGATTAATTCAGGCGCGTTTTAGCCACAATAAGCTTTCTAGATTAGAAAAGCTGAATATTAGCTTAGATGTTCTTCGCCACCAAACCCGTCTGTTAGCTGATTTTCAACTTATAAATACCAATCGCTACGAATATGTTGGCAAGAAATTGAATGATATCGGAAGCGATCTCGGTGGTTGGATCAAACAGCAGCAGCAGGTATTAAAATGA
- a CDS encoding relaxase/mobilization nuclease domain-containing protein has product MLAKVVKGSSFGGATSYVLNKKDAILLKTNMASQSSCQLAAEFEAIATQNSRVIYPVAHISLSPHPDDQISTEQMVELAETFLKRAGYNNNQWLIAAHHDTYTETGKPRPHLHLIVNRVKLNDGKVVSSWMDYKNTEKILRKIEVETGITSIKSSWEQSKGAPTTGQIRKERKEKSQNPEGLSTPSIKTTIQSAIDELITTSSTVEELLNRLEQRHIQTRVRVKPSGEIEGLSYQYNQVAFAARKLGKKYTLKGLIQEGMTVGCVTKFTYTNQQAEQDKLETTSQKSLEKLDETLTQTWSNEGFVSLVHQLNQSSTSDDNDDDEANLKKPKDIASVMPQKLAQLTALTLPETTCNRQETDQDRLETNIERSEELRVSERTFDAILVCPTGRLRQPRGCANAPEIIQTQQELPDHKISEGVEISEEEKSDTTSIDIFKDHEIEPENYNSEERVESRTSDLVRTDNDNAKQLNEADREQLERKRIKHNHKNLDWER; this is encoded by the coding sequence ATGCTAGCTAAAGTAGTCAAAGGAAGCTCCTTTGGAGGAGCCACATCTTACGTTTTGAACAAGAAAGATGCGATCTTACTAAAAACCAATATGGCAAGCCAAAGTTCTTGTCAATTGGCTGCGGAATTTGAGGCGATCGCCACTCAAAATAGTAGAGTAATATATCCAGTAGCTCACATCAGTTTAAGTCCGCACCCCGATGACCAAATCTCTACCGAGCAAATGGTAGAACTAGCGGAAACATTTCTCAAAAGGGCTGGATATAATAACAATCAATGGTTAATTGCGGCTCATCACGATACCTATACTGAAACTGGAAAACCCAGACCGCATCTTCATCTCATAGTTAACCGAGTCAAGCTGAATGACGGAAAAGTAGTATCTAGTTGGATGGACTATAAAAATACCGAAAAAATCTTGAGGAAAATTGAAGTTGAAACTGGAATAACTTCCATCAAGTCATCTTGGGAGCAATCAAAAGGTGCGCCAACTACAGGACAAATTAGGAAAGAAAGAAAAGAGAAGTCACAAAATCCAGAAGGTTTATCAACTCCTAGTATTAAAACTACAATTCAATCTGCTATTGACGAACTAATAACTACCAGTTCTACCGTGGAAGAACTGCTAAATAGATTAGAACAAAGACACATACAAACTAGAGTTAGAGTTAAACCTAGTGGCGAAATAGAAGGTTTATCTTATCAATATAATCAGGTGGCTTTTGCTGCCAGAAAATTAGGCAAAAAATATACTTTAAAAGGATTAATTCAAGAAGGAATGACAGTTGGTTGTGTCACCAAGTTTACCTATACTAATCAACAAGCAGAGCAAGACAAACTAGAAACAACCAGTCAAAAAAGTCTGGAAAAGTTAGATGAAACCTTAACCCAAACTTGGTCAAATGAAGGATTTGTTAGTTTAGTTCATCAATTAAATCAGTCTTCTACTTCTGATGATAATGATGATGACGAGGCAAATCTGAAAAAGCCCAAAGACATCGCATCAGTCATGCCGCAGAAACTAGCACAATTAACAGCTTTAACTCTTCCAGAGACAACCTGCAATCGACAGGAAACAGACCAAGATCGACTGGAGACTAACATTGAGAGGAGCGAAGAATTACGAGTTTCAGAGCGAACATTCGATGCGATTCTCGTATGTCCCACAGGCAGGCTCCGCCAACCGAGAGGCTGCGCCAACGCTCCAGAAATAATTCAAACTCAACAGGAGTTGCCAGATCATAAAATCTCAGAAGGGGTGGAAATTAGTGAAGAAGAGAAATCTGACACTACATCTATTGACATATTCAAAGACCATGAAATAGAGCCTGAGAATTATAACTCAGAAGAGCGAGTAGAAAGCAGAACTAGCGATCTAGTTAGGACTGATAATGATAATGCAAAGCAGTTGAATGAAGCAGATCGAGAACAACTTGAACGCAAAAGAATCAAGCATAACCACAAAAACCTGGACTGGGAAAGATAA
- a CDS encoding DUF2281 domain-containing protein, translated as MTLKEQLMQEIESMPEELLAEVLHFASSIQVKRENPQAFTEVPAKLTYRPASGRSILRHAGTWQGDDFDECLQMVYDTRSQAKFDEHNLIE; from the coding sequence ATGACACTAAAAGAACAGCTAATGCAGGAAATTGAGTCGATGCCAGAGGAACTACTGGCGGAAGTTCTTCATTTCGCCAGTTCGATCCAAGTCAAACGAGAGAACCCCCAAGCTTTCACAGAAGTACCAGCAAAGCTAACCTATCGTCCCGCATCAGGACGTTCTATTCTGAGACACGCTGGCACATGGCAGGGTGATGACTTTGATGAGTGCTTGCAAATGGTTTATGACACTCGCAGTCAAGCCAAATTTGACGAACACAATTTGATTGAATAA
- a CDS encoding DUF6753 family protein — protein MHQMQPKSLLDDFLAEQPTELQNRILGLSLKLGIPTNDPFYVFLIVAGYVEGLLEDKPKQVDALFEDWEARLRADLELESQRALEQQNKAIKIEMIKATKELLNKSKLEQRQITWWNYFQGGGVVLGAIAVGIVLGLAVPPWLEGGLTESRKLTTVQSESLHWATSNEGKLARQIMDWNRDTLADRSCKEDAKKLKVTIVVGQKKAKSGYCVIWVVPARERR, from the coding sequence ATGCATCAAATGCAGCCTAAATCTTTGCTCGATGATTTCCTAGCCGAGCAACCCACTGAACTGCAAAATCGGATTTTGGGTTTGTCTTTAAAGTTAGGAATTCCGACTAACGATCCTTTCTATGTTTTCCTGATTGTGGCTGGATATGTTGAAGGACTTTTAGAAGATAAGCCCAAGCAAGTCGATGCTTTATTTGAAGATTGGGAAGCTAGGTTACGTGCTGATTTGGAATTAGAATCTCAAAGAGCTTTAGAGCAACAAAATAAAGCCATCAAAATAGAAATGATTAAAGCTACCAAAGAGCTTTTAAACAAGTCTAAATTGGAACAAAGGCAGATTACCTGGTGGAACTATTTTCAAGGTGGGGGAGTAGTATTAGGTGCTATAGCTGTGGGAATAGTATTGGGATTAGCGGTTCCACCGTGGTTAGAAGGTGGGTTAACTGAGTCTCGTAAACTAACTACAGTTCAATCAGAATCCTTACATTGGGCGACATCAAATGAAGGTAAATTAGCCAGACAAATCATGGATTGGAATCGCGATACTTTAGCCGATAGATCCTGCAAAGAAGATGCGAAAAAGTTGAAAGTAACTATTGTTGTCGGACAGAAAAAAGCCAAGTCAGGGTATTGTGTGATTTGGGTGGTTCCGGCGAGAGAAAGGAGGTAA
- a CDS encoding reverse transcriptase domain-containing protein — protein sequence MKRYGNLWHQIISFENLLKASRQAQKSKRFRANVLDFNYNLEQELIQLQYELQNHTYKPGAYRTFQIFEPKPRVISAAPYRDRVVHHALCNIIVPIFEPTFIHDSYANRVGFGTHRALRRFTQFARNSRYILQCDIRKYFPSIDCEILKSQLRHKIKCPETLSLIEQIIDLGHDQKPIVEYFPGDNLLTPCQRLRGLPIGNLTSQFFANVYLNGFDHFVKEQLKAKRYLRYVDDFCLFADDREFLADARVAIEDYLTTLRVRIHPIKSQLFETKIGANFVGFRVLSDRIRVRNDNLRRGRLRLKQMKKACLNEQISLEQLERSLQSWNAHLEHGDTWRLRQDIFQAEAFCQIS from the coding sequence ATGAAACGTTACGGTAACCTTTGGCACCAAATTATTAGTTTTGAGAATTTGCTCAAGGCATCTCGTCAAGCCCAAAAAAGCAAACGATTTCGCGCTAATGTTTTGGATTTTAATTACAATCTAGAGCAAGAGCTAATTCAGCTTCAGTACGAGCTTCAGAATCATACATACAAACCCGGAGCTTACCGTACTTTCCAAATCTTTGAACCAAAACCACGGGTAATTTCAGCCGCCCCCTACCGCGATCGCGTTGTTCATCACGCACTTTGTAATATTATTGTCCCCATTTTCGAGCCGACTTTTATCCACGATAGCTATGCTAATCGGGTAGGTTTTGGTACTCATCGTGCTTTACGACGTTTTACCCAGTTTGCTCGTAACAGTCGTTATATACTGCAATGCGACATCCGCAAGTACTTCCCTAGTATTGATTGTGAAATCCTGAAATCACAGCTTCGTCATAAAATCAAGTGTCCTGAAACGTTATCCCTAATCGAGCAGATCATCGATCTTGGTCACGACCAAAAACCAATCGTTGAATATTTCCCAGGGGACAACCTGCTCACACCTTGCCAAAGGCTACGAGGGTTACCAATCGGTAATCTCACCAGTCAGTTTTTTGCCAACGTTTATTTGAATGGATTTGACCATTTTGTGAAAGAGCAACTCAAGGCAAAGCGATATCTACGGTATGTTGACGATTTTTGTCTCTTTGCCGACGACCGCGAATTTCTAGCTGATGCCAGAGTAGCAATTGAGGATTATTTGACTACCTTGAGAGTGCGAATCCATCCGATTAAAAGCCAATTGTTTGAAACCAAGATCGGTGCTAATTTTGTGGGCTTTCGGGTGCTGAGCGATCGCATTAGGGTACGTAACGATAACCTGCGACGGGGAAGGCTACGCCTCAAACAGATGAAAAAAGCTTGTCTTAACGAGCAGATCTCCCTAGAGCAGTTAGAGCGATCGCTCCAAAGCTGGAATGCCCATCTAGAACATGGCGATACTTGGCGATTGCGGCAAGATATATTTCAGGCAGAGGCATTTTGTCAAATATCTTAA